The genomic segment TGATCCATTGAATCATTCTGGCCCGATGCTCCTGCTTCCCACTCTCACTCTGACCTTTGTCTGTGGTCCCCTACACCCTTACAGTGAAGCTCAATGCAGACTTGAAGCACAATTACCAATGCATTAGCAGCCTGCTGTCCTCTATCGAATTCTCCAACTTCAGGGAACTTTCTCTCTGTACCACAATTGGCCACTTCTGCCAAAtgtctaaacacaaagtgctggaggaactcaataggtcaggcagcatctgcggagggaatggtcgggCGATGTTTaagatcgggacctttcttcagacgctgGAATATCCCAACAATGCAGCTTTCTCCACTCTATTCATTTCAgactctgaaccaggggccacagtttaaggataaggagtaagccgtttagaacggagacgaggcaacactttttctcacagagagtggtgagtctgtggaattctctgcctcagagggcggtggagctagatagggctcttaaaagtagcggagtcaggggctttggggagaaggcagcaacggggtactgattggggatgatcagccatgatcacattgaatggcgctgctggctcgaagggccgaatggcctcctactgcacctattgtctattgtctattgtctattgtctattgtctattgtctattgtctaagagtcttgacctgaaatggtccactccctccacagacactgcctgacccacagagtttcaCCAGCACGAGATTCCAGCttcgcagttccttgcatctgccAATAGTCACTTTGGATCAGTTTTTCCTCTTGTGGTCTTGTCTGTCCTGCTGGGCATGTCCACAGTGTTATCTTCAACAATAAATCACATGAATAGTGATCTGACCTTGCCCTTTCTGTTATATATTCGTTGTTTTACCCTTCCCACCATCACCATTTCTGCTACCAACAGCTAACTATAGATTGGTTTAATTtagaacagggtggcacagtggtgtagtggtagaattgctgtctcagagtggcagagacccaggtttgatcctgactgcgggtgccctCTGTACGGAGTTCGAATGTTCTACccttaacctgcgtgggtttcctccagatgctccggtttcctcccacactccaaagacgtacaggtttaaggTTAATTGGTATCggtaaaaaaatggtaaattgtcccgagtgtgtaggatagtgttaagcgtGTGCGGGGACTCGCTGGTAGGCATGGACTCgctgagccaaaggacctgtttccatgctgtgtctcaaaactaaactagaaatacagtgtggaagtaGACCTTTTGGACCACCGTCCATCCCAACCATCGATCAGCTTGTTCCTTGTAACTAGTTCCTTGTTATCACATTTTTCGTATTTACACGCTCgggtccaattaacctgcaaacctgcacgtctttgggatgtgggaggaaaccggagcacccagagaaaactcatgcagccaCGAGGAAAACGTAAAACTCTGCACAGATACCACCTGAAGGCAGGGTCGaatccgggtctttggcgctctgaagggcctgtcccacttgggtgtcatttgcgcctcGTTTATGCGTCATGTTGAAAATTGGTcgatgcgtcgtgacgcgtgggTGGCGCGTGGGTGACGCGCACATAGCGCATGGTGAGGTGTGGAATCGCATGTAGTGGTGGGCGGTATcgtgcggcgctccaggatttcgtagtgttccgaaatcctcgcgcgccacctgcgtgacgtatcgcttaTGTACGCTGACGCATAGACTACGCATGCTGACGCATTGCCGTCGCACGCTGACGTCCAGACGTCGCACGTGTATCACGTGGCAATGTCACCGTGCGTCAATGTCCGTAAACATGCGTCGCCGCGCGCCGCCCAAACGCAGTCGACCCGCCTTTTACACGACATGTGAGCGCCGCATCGCGTCACAACCCGGATATAAAGCGCCCGAGTTTTGAAAGTTTTCACTCACCGAAAAAACGACATCACGAATGGCTCctaaaagaagcagggccctcaggAACAAAGTTCAAAAGAGGCCAGCCATGCAGGAGCAGAACCAGGTGATGCAGATTGAGATCCAGGAGTATCCAGCCCCTGTTCCTGACCATgctgctgccccagctcctgcaccaactcctgccccagctcctgccccaactcctgcaccagctcctgcATCAActcctgcaccagctcctgcCCCAACTCCTGCCCCAactcctgccccagctcctgccccaacTCCTGCCCCAactcctgccccagctcctgccccagctcctgccccaacTCCTGCCCCAACTCCTGCCCCAACTCCTGCACCAactcctgccccagctcctgccccagctcctgccccaactcctgcaccaactcctgccccagctcctgccccagctcctgccccaactcctgccccagctcctgccccaactcctgccccagctcctgcaccaactcctgccccagctcctgccccaacTCCTGCACCAACTCCTGCCCCAACTCCTGCACCCACTCCTGCACCCACTCCTGCACCCACTCCTGCACCAACTGCAGAATGGGACTCTGATTTGGCTCAGGACACTGATGCCTCAGCTGGGTCAGTaattaagaagaagaagaggctTATGTTAACCAAGCATTACGATTTTAGCAGGGAAGACGAGGGGACCTGGTAGATTGGTATCAGGCCCACCCAGAGTTGTATGTCAAAGCACACAGGAATTTCAGGAGCACGGATCTTCGGAACTCGCTGCTGGAAAACAAGGCAAAGGAGTTCTCTAGCTGCAGTTGTAAGTACACACTTTGTAGTTTGTCTGCATTTCTGTAGTTGTAATTGCAGTTCCAATTAAGATTACAATTTGATCCACACTTATCTTCATTCATGCTATGTTTTCACAGATGACCAACTGTGCCAATGGTTCAAAAGTCAGAGGATAAGGTTCGGGAGGCTGTCGCACAGTCTGCATAAGTCTGGCTCTGCAAGACTCCACAAGGACGTAGCAAGCCGGTGATTGAGAAACAACAGTGGATCATGGAGAAATGGGGGTTTGTGCAGAACCACATAGTTTGAGTGGAGAGGAAGGAGAGCAGCAAGAAGGTGAatagttaaaaaaatatttaacagTGATAATTTGTTGGTCACCTTGTTTGCTACATCCTGATGGTCTTGAACATCTGTAATACACTTCCAGTTTATCAAGGATAAATCCCCATGCGTCATCTCTAGAGGAAGCCTCTGGGCCCAGCACGGCAGCCAAACAGGTGCACAGCAAGCGGAAGCCGGCACGCACATCTGCGCCTGAATGTGAAGAGGCTGGAGAGCAAAGTCAGCGGAAGATGTTCACAGATGTAAGAGCTTTTGGGTGAATTATCAGCAAATTTCTTATTTAACCCACCCCAACGTCCATGGTTCTCCATCGCCTCCAAAAATTTACTCTTTTGTTGCAGATCATGCAACAGGCGAAGACAACGGCAGACGTCATAAACATCATGTCACAACCAAGGACGGTGCACGAGAGGACTGTTTATGCCTTCTCAACGTTCTTGCGAGAGGAGATGCTGCAAATCCCAGAATGCGAATGGCTTAGCTACTCCTCGGAGGCCTTTGCCGTGGCAAGGGCCCACAGATCTCCTCAGCCAGTAAAATATTTTAATCACAGTTCATGGGATTTATAAAACGTTGGACTTTAATGCTTTATATGAATTACTCACTATGAATTCCTTGGTGTTGCAGAGTCTGATGAGGCACATGCCATTCATGGGACACCAACAAATGGGGATGATGGCACCACACCATGCTCATCGGGTACACTGTGAAACCTTTTCTGAGTCTGACTCAAGATTATCTGTGACACACAGCATGTGAAAGGTTGTGATTTGTTTTATATGATTTGTTTGTCTCCCAACTCATATTGATAGAGGTTTATGTGTTTTACCCACAGGCGATGATGGGACCACGACACATGGCATACCCATGGATGGCAAGCGCACCCAACATCAGGGCAGGCAGCTCAACGCCACATCAGGCACATCCAGCATCCGACATGGtgacgcgtgatttgcgagcGACACtcataccggcctgtcgcgtaaatgacgagcaaatgacgcccaagtgggacaggcccttgaggtagcaactctaccgctgtgccaccgtgctgctctagtCTTGTGTTTGCTTTCCCAAAGGATctctgatcaaggagtccagaccTGAAATTTTCTATAAACTGTTACTCTTTctacaggtgttgcctgacctcccaaatgtttccagcattttctatttttattcatATTTCCCAAATCTGATGGTTGTGGATTCTTTTATTCACCAAATTCCATCCCTCATTCACTGAATAATCCGACCTGTTTATAATCCAGAGTGCTTCACTAAATTGCATACCTTTTACAGGAATCCTTGGAATTAGTGTTGTCTTGTGGATTCAGGGTAAAGTGTAACGAATAAATCATTCATTGATGTTTAAGGACCAAGCCCATAATCCTTCCCGAAAGAACAATATAACAATATTTTGCACTATTTTCATTAAATTATCACCGAGCCTACTTTCATTTATTTTATAATGCTTATTGCAAGCTAGACATGAAAAGTTTAAATATTTGCCGTGTCGTTTAATAAACATTAAAATTCACTGTAATGAGCTACTTCTGAAGGAGTTAAATGGTATTACGTGCAGTGTGTTACTAAGCATGGTGGTCAATTTAAAAGGTAGCGAAGTTAATTAATAATGTTAGGGTTTCATATTTCATGACGCACTgaaagaccattcagcccactaagtcaatGCTAGCTCTCATATACATAGGTTAGTATTGCACAGGAACATGCCTtgtggcccacaatatccgtgcaGAACATGATATCAAGTAACTAATCTCTGTCTGCATATGATTCATCtcactccattccctgtacatccatgtgcctttctaaaagcctcaaatgccactgtcatatctgcttccactaccagccAGGGCAGTGTGTACCAGGCACCCagcaatctctgtgtaaaaaaaatcataagaccattcagcccattgctcTAAGCCAGCTCTCAGAGCAATTCCATTCCTCCATTAATTTTTCCTGCAATCTATATTCTCCCTgaattctaccattcacctacacaTGAGAGGCAATTCACATTTGCCAATTATCctattaacctgcatgtctttggagattatgctgtacgtcttttaactggcacacgtaaacatgagcacattttgcacattttagcctcactccactggttgcctattcagtttaggatccattttaaaattcttttatttgcttttaaatccctgaatggtcttgccccgccctatctatctgagcttctacacccttatacacccgcccgctctctcaggtcagataatcagctgctcctgagtgggcctaaaagtaagctgaagctcagaggggaccgtgcctttgctgtgttggcacccaaattatggaacgatctgcctctccacattaaacaggcctcttctctgtctgtttttaaatcacttcttaaaaccgatctcttctccgtggcctttgatacccagtaagatgtcgactttatttacttgatttaatttcttattttgattgcttttattgcgtggctattatttttactcatgttttatgtcttttaatttattgttgtatttcatatgtaatttttgcgcctcatgtgagctgttatgttgtctgtttatgatgtcttgtttattcttctgtacagcactttggtcaacattggttgttttaaagtgcttaacaaataaagttggattggattggattggattggattaagACAAAAACATGCACGCTCCGCATAGATAGCATATTAAACATTAATTAGCAAAAAAAAACAGGTGGTCCCTTTGAAGCATACAACATTCTTACTGGACTTAACAGGTGTTTACGTATTTGATATTTAgacctttaaaagacatttgtacagacATGTGGATGGGATGGGTTTAGACagccatgggccaaatgcaggcaaatgtgaatAGCCCCCTATGACGACTTGGTCAACGTAGAGAAGTTGAGCTGAATGGTCTTtaaccatgctgtataactatgttAAATGTAAATCCTAATCTGCCCTGGAAAATCTAGCCCTCCCGTCTTCTCAAGTTATGTTGTGATATGAACTCATCAACATTGAGAAAGGGTCAACCCAaagcattgcctgtccattcctttcacaaatgctgcctgagccgctgcgttcctccagcactttgagttttttcCCTTTAACGCTAATGTCGGGTTTTGTAGAAAAAATCTCCCGTGAATTaagagttaaaaaaaatgtctattcctTAGTCTGAAAAATCTATCCTGAAATTTATAATGCTGACAGTAGAGCCATGTAACTCGTCCATGGCGACTAAGATGTtaattgcattaaaaaaatcaTTAACATCTACTCACGTAAAGAAAGTTGCTCAAGCACAATGTAGTCACATAGCCATAGTgtcatacagaacggaaacaggccctttggcccatcttgtccatgccccatccacgctagtcccacccgcccgcaTATAGTGCAAGaccgtctaaacctttcctgtccatgaaccTGTCATACTCGTGGAAACGATAGAATATCTGCAGAAAAAACCCATCATTCTCATTACTTGTGACAAACTCAATTTACAACGCCTTGTTCTGATCTTTCAACTGATAAACccactgcacctgcatactgtttttttgatttaaaaaaaagtaattacTTGGAGTGCACGAGGTTTGACAGGGAAGCAACTGGCTGCAGAACTTTTAAAGATCTTGAAAATGGAGCATTTTGCAGTATTGCTGCCAAAACCTTCAAGCAATTCAACAATCAGGGATTCGCCAGAGCAGAGCACAAAACATGCAGGCATTTTCTGGGAGGGACTCAGAGCAAACACTGGCATTTGCAGTCCATAGGTATATTTTGAAATTGGCTCCACTGCCATCTTCCAAATCTTTGGCTGCTCATTTTCCCCTCAGATTCTATCAGTGTTTTAGCAGTGAAAAAATTAAGATGCCCCCCAGAGCTG from the Amblyraja radiata isolate CabotCenter1 chromosome 16, sAmbRad1.1.pri, whole genome shotgun sequence genome contains:
- the LOC116981736 gene encoding uncharacterized protein LOC116981736, with product MAPKRSRALRNKVQKRPAMQEQNQVMQIEIQDLSRINPHASSLEEASGPSTAAKQVHSKRKPARTSAPECEEAGEQSQRKMFTDIMQQAKTTADVINIMSQPRTVHERTVYAFSTFLREEMLQIPECEWLSYSSEAFAVARAHRSPQPSLMRHMPFMGHQQMGMMAPHHAHRAMMGPRHMAYPWMASAPNIRAGSSTPHQAHPASDMVTRDLRATLIPACRERLLSSHQVTRFSIPFLYAITSGFDICPTTVVSSANL